A window of the Chanodichthys erythropterus isolate Z2021 chromosome 21, ASM2448905v1, whole genome shotgun sequence genome harbors these coding sequences:
- the nat8l2 gene encoding N-acetyltransferase 8-like 2 has translation MHIVIRRYQPSDREAVERVFREGIEEHINPAFMYAMTRPLHITVSLFFYIGAYVMGGQSVVLALMSGGAWIGLVYFCCHEFYAGYVRARLNTDMQDIPGYYLSNPDNCFWVAEAEMNGRPQILGMVAVEGKNDPGSDGKKYGEVYRMIVSSSCRRAGLGKQLANTAEDFCRERGFSKIELSTSSTQKAAVALYVKLGFKLILVHTRSENLQWIVWMTRATILTMEKNI, from the exons A TGCACATTGTGATCCGGCGGTATCAGCCCTCTGACCGGGAGGCTGTCGAAAGAGTTTTCCGAGAAGGAATAGAGGAGCACATCAATCCTGCATTCATGTATGCCATGACCCGACCTCTGCACATCACTGTTAGCCTGTTCTTTTACATCGGCGCTTATGTGATGGGTGGACAGTCCGTGGTTCTGGCCCTGATGTCTGGAGGTGCCTGGATAGGCCTCGTGTACTTCTGCTGCCATGAGTTCTATGCCGGCTACGTCCGGGCGAGACTGAACACGGATATGCAAGATATTCCGGGTTACTACCTCAGTAATCCAGACAACTGCTTCTGGGTTGCCGAAGCTGAGATGAACGGCCGGCCTCAGATTTTGGGTATGGTGGCTGTGGAAGGTAAAAATGACCCGGGAAGCGATGGGAAAAAGTATGGCGAGGTTTACCGAATGATTGTTTCGTCCTCCTGTCGCCGTGCTGGTCTCGGTAAACAGTTGGCTAACACTGCCGAAGACTTCTGTAGGGAACGAGGCTTCTCAAAGATTGAACTTTCGACCTCTTCTACACAGAAAGCAGCCGTGGCGCTGTACGTTAAGCTGGGCTTTAAACTCATCCTGGTTCATACGCGCTCTGAGAACCTGCAGTGGATAGTCTGGATGACTAGAGCCACAATTCTGACCATGGAGAAGAACATCTGA